GCTCGCGGTTCGGAACGAGTTCATCAAGAGCGGGGTTCCGGCGGACAAGAAGCTCGAGTGTTCCAACAAGACCGCGGAGCTCCTCGCAGAGACCGCAATGAGCTGGCACCTCGAGGCCGTGGGTACCGGTGGCGTTCGCGGTACCGGCGACAAGAAGACGATGGATCTCGCCGCCTACCTCTACAAGAAGGTGGGTGAGAGCTTCACTGCGCAGGACTTCGCCAAGTTCAAGTTCCCCCGCATCGTGAAGTCGGACTGGCCCACGCTCTACAAGATCAAGTACGCAATGGCGGACTTGCTCTACTTCCAGCAGCGCTGGGAGGAGTGCGGTCCGGCGTTCGATGCCGTGGTGGCAGAAGACCCCAAGGGCGAGAACGCGGCGGAGGCAGCCTACGCATCGGTGCTCTGCTACCAGAAGATGTACGACCAGATGTACAAGGGCCAGGCGGACCGCAAGGGCAAGGGCCTGGGTCCCACGGGCGCTGGTGAGGAAGCCAAGAAGGGCGAGTGGGAGAAGTTCAAGCCCAAGCCCTTCACGGACCTGCAGAAGGGCATGATCACCGCGTTCAACCGCTACGTCTGCTACATCCAGCCGCCCAAGGGCGACAAGGAAGCAGAAGAGCAATACGTCGAGGTCAAGTACGCCCGCGCCCGCACCTACTTCGAGGCGCAGCATTGGGAAGAGGCGGCCCTCGCCTTCCGCGACGTTGCCCTGAACCACTCTGACAAGGACGCGGGCATCTTCGCCGCTCAGCTGTACTTGGAGTCGGTGAACGTACTGGGCTCTCGCGCCGAGCCACCGCGGCCGGCGTGTTTCGAGGACATGGCCAAGGACGTTCCGGTGTTCCTCGACCTCTACTGCAAGGGCAGCAAGTTCGAGGACAACAAGGAGCAGTGCGAGCTCCTGACCCGAATCCAGTTCGACGTCCAACGCCTCAAGGCCCAGAAGCTCGTCGAGCTCGCGGATTCACAGGCAGAAAAGAACAACTACCGCGAAGCGCTCGAGAACTATCGCAAGGGTGGCGACTCCTACCTGGAGCTGTGGCGTACCTACTGCGAAGAGCCGCTGGGCAAGGGTGAGCACCCTCAGCAGTGCGAGAAGGCGGACGAGATCGTCTACAACATGGCCCGCGCGTATCAGGCGGGTCGCTTGTTGGCGAAGTCGATTCAAGCGCGTCTCATTCTCCTCAACCCGAAGTACGGGATGGAGAAGTCGGACTTGGCGCAGAAGGCCACGTATGAAATCGGCGGTAACTATCAGGCCATTGCTGTGTACGACCGCGCCGCAGACTTCTACGAGCGCTATGTCGACCAAACCTGCAAGAAGCTACGCAAGTGCGGGGAGTCGGCGGATCAAGCCCTCAGCGACGCTGTGGTCCTGCGTCTCGGCTTGGGTCAGGACAAGCAAGCCATCGACGACGCCAATGACTTCAACAGATACTTTGGCGCGAGGAAGCCGGACCAGGTTGCTCAAATCGCCTTCGCCGTTGCGGCTCACTATGGTGAGAAGAAGGACTGGGAGAACGCCCGCAAGCGCTTGGCAGCAAGCATGCGTCAGATCGATTCCAAGGCGACACTGGACGTTCGAGTGCAAGCACACACTCTGCTGGGCCGTGCCTACGCGAACATGAACAGTGATCGTGGCGCAAACGGCGAGTACGCAAAGGTCGTCAAGCTGTGGGCGGACCCCGCGAAGGCTGTTGCGGAAATCGACAAGGGTGAGGGCGACGCGAGCGCCAAGCAGCGACGCCTCGGTCGAGCTCTCGAGTCGGTTGGTGAGGCTCTCTTCTACTTCGCGGAGAAGAAGAAGCAGAAGGTCGATGCCGTCAAGTTCCCAGAGTACAAGGGACCCGGCTCGAAGGACGCGGTGCTCAAGCACATCCAGACCAAGGTGAAGGACTGGATCGGCAAGAAGAAGCCGCTGATCGAGGACGCGACGAAGGAGTACAAGAAGATCGTCGATCTTCAGCCTACTCCGCCCCCGAGCTGGGTCATCGCTGCCGGCTCCCGCGTGGGTGACATGTGGGGCACCTTCGTGAAGGAGTTCCGTGCTGCACCCATCCCGGACGCCATCAAGAAGGACTACGAGCTCCGGACTACCTACTACGGCGCCTTGGACGATGCGTCCGAGCCGCAGAAGAGGGTTGCGAAGGGCGCTTATGAGACCTGTCTTGGGTATTCGGTGAAGTACCAGTACTGGGACCAATACAGTCGTAACTGCGAGGAGTGGTTGGCCGAGAACTACAAGGCGGACTACCACCTCATCGACGAATTCCGGGGTGCGCCGACTCGCGTCAACGACCCTCTGCGTGAACAGGGATACCCGTTGAGGCTCGGTGGCGAGCCCCTCGTGACGCAGGCGGCGCCCCCGCCCGAGAAGCCCGAAGAGAAGAAGGAAGACAAGAAGTGAGGCAGTTGGCCGCGGCGCGAGCGCGCCGCGGCCGCGCTCGAGGTTTTTCGAGGAGGATCCCGATGTTGCGATTCAAGAGCGTAGCGGCGCTGGCCTTGTTGTTGGGCGTAGTCGCGTGCGGAGGCGGCAAGCCGGAGGCAAAGTCGCCGGTCAACAAGAGCGGCAAGACAGACCGCTCTGGCATGGCGGTGAGCAAGGCCGCAGCGGAAGGCTTCGAGCGAGCGCTCGACGCCTTCGCCGGCCACGATCGGAAGGGTGACTGGAACGATGGCGCGTGTACGAGCGTCGCCCAGCAGTTCCTAGATGCGTCGAAGGAGCAAGAGTCGGCTACCAACCGTAAGCTGCCGGAAGCTCACTACAACGCCGGTCTCGCCTACCAGCGCTGCGGCAAAGACACCGAAGCGCGCAAGGAGTTCGAAGCGGCGCTGAGCGTGGACAAGAGCTTCCACCGAGCGCGGGCGCAGATCGCGCTCTACGACTACGACAAGTCGCACGACCTCGACGGCACCATCAGCAAGTTGGAACAAATCATCCGCGACGCGAAGTTCCAGAACGTCGAGGCGTTGGTCGGCGTTGCCGCACTCCAGATGGAGCGCAACAACGATACTCCGGACCAAGACGGCAAGAACGATCTGGAGCGGGCACAGCGCAACTTACAGCGTGCACTGGCCATCGATGACAGCTTCATGCCGGCCTTCAACCAGTTGGCCGTCTACTACCTGGAGCAGGCCAAGGCGAAGGCTCTCGCGGAAGAGGGCAAGAAGAAGTCGCGTCGTCGTGGTTTGGTGGCTGCGAGCTCAAAGGGTGCGGACGTCAACTCGCAGCAGCTGGACTTGGCAGCTCTCGTGGCTTCCCAAGCGGTTCGCAAGAATCCGAACTACGCCCCGATCCACAACACCGCGGGCCTCATCCAGGTGGAGCTCAAGAACTTCAACGGCGCGGTGAAGAGCTTCGCGACGGCGCGGCGGCTCGACCCGCGTTTCTTCGAAGCTCACATGAACTATGCCGCAGTGAACCTGTCGTTCCGCGGCTTCCAAGAGGCTGAGAAGGCGTATCGGGATGCACTGAAGCTGCAGCCGAACGAGTACGAGGCGCATCTCGGCCTTGCTCTCGCGTTGCGCGGCCAGATCCGCCCAGGGGATCCCGACAAGCTCATCCCCAAGGTTCAGGCGGAGCTCGACGCTGCCAAGAAGCTCGAGCCCAATCGGCCTGAGACCTACTACAACGAGGCGATCCTGACGCAGGAGTACAAGAGCAAGGGCTCGGAGAAGTCCGCCATCCCCATGCTGAAGAAGGCGGCGGATCTCTATCGCCAGTTCATTTCCAAGGCCGGTTCAGATGCGGCGTTCGCCGATGCCGTGAAGCGCGCCAAGGAGCGCTCTCAGGATATCGAGGACACCGTCAAGTTCATCGAAGAGGGTGACCAAGCGAAGAATGCCGGAGGTGGAGCTCCCCCGCCGGCGCCCCCAGCGAAGTGAACCCACTCGTACCAATGGCTCAATCACCCAGGGTGGCGTCGCCACCCTGGGTGAAACTTTGTGAGCACAAGCGATTTTTCTTTTGACCGCCAACGTTGTGGCTGCGTCAGGAGTCACATTGTGGGAACTTGCGTTCGTCCGGAGTGTCTTTCCCCAACGTGTCAGTTCGGTGGGAGAGCAAGTCGGGCAGCGTCGTTTCGGTTGACGGACAACCAAACCAATCACTACAATACCACTGTAATTCAGTCCAAAATGTTCAGGGAGGCTGAAATGGCTCGCTCGCTCAAAGTTGGAATCACCGCGTTGGCACTGGGTGCTGCTGCAATGATCGTCGCGCCGTCGGCGTTCGCGCAGGCTGCGGACAAGAAGGGCGACGAAGGTTATGGATACACCTTCGACGACGATCCGTTGAACGCGGGTGGGTTCGGGCCGAATGACGCCACCATCCGAGTTCGTCCGCGTGCGGCACGCACCACGTTGATTCGTCCGCGCACGTCTTTCGTGCCGGAGATGTTGAAGTCCGTCGAGAACATCTGACGGGCGACCGGCAGGATTCTGCCGGCGGGTCGCGCGAGGAAACAGGAAGAGAGACGCATGGCAAAGGCTGTTCTCACATTTGCGCTCTACCAGGGCGAGGCTCTGCAACGGAAAGAGACCGTTGCTCAGGACGTCGTCAAGGTCGGCAAGGATCCGAAGAGCCACCTGAGGGTGGATGACGAGCAGGCGTCCCGCATGCACGCCGTCATCGAGGTGTCCGGTCCAGAGGACATCACCTTGATTGACCTCGGAAATGAGCCGGGGACGATGGTCAATGGAGCTCGCGTGAACAAATGCAAGCTCCACGTCGGTGATCAGATCCAAGTTGGCGGCACGGTCATCGTGCTGGAGAGCGCCGAAGCGGCTCCGGCTGAGGCCGCCGTGGCGCAAGCCCCGGCGGTCCCGGCACCGGGCGTGCCGGCCGCTGCACCCGCGCAGGCCGCCGCGCCCGCTCAGGCGCCGGCGCCTGCCGCCGCTCCCGCGGGCGCGAATCCCTTCGGAGGTTCGAATCCCTTCGCGGGTTCGAACCCGTTCGCGGCCGCTGCTGCGTCGAGTCCGTTCGCGGCCGCGTCCAATCCCTTCGAGGTTTCGGCGGTGAACCCGTTCGCTGCAGGTGCGGCGCAGCAGGCTCAGCTCGATGCGTTGAAGGTACCCGACGACGCACCTCCCGGGACCTACACGTACACGCTCATCAAGAGCGGGCCCGACGTGTCGCCGGACGAGGTCGAGTTGCCTCACGTGCAGTCCGTCGAGGTCATGATCATGTGGGGCGCGAACGTGCTCCATGTGTCGCACCTGACGCCGCCTCGCAACTTCTATGTTGGCGAAGAGCAAGGGAAGAATCTCGCTTGCGACTTCTTCATTCCGGCAGAGAAGCTCGGTACCACCAGGATGCCGGTGGTCGTCGGCGATCGCACGTCGCTTGCCGTCGTGATTCCTCCGGGTGCAAAGGGCCACATCGAGCTGCCCGGTCAGCCTCGAATGACGCTCGACGAGGCGCGGGCCAAGGCCCAGCCCAGTGCAGAGGTCAGCGGTGGACACCAGTTCCCGCTGCCCGGCGGAGGCCGAGCGCGGGTCGAGATGGACAACTTCGTGTTCCAGGTGAATGCGGTCAACGCGGGCAAGCCGTTGAAGCACGGCGTTGGAGCGGGGCTCGATTGGGCGGTGTTCATGTACTTCGCCCTATCGTTCCTGGCCCACGCGGGTCTGATTGCCGCGATGGCCTTCTTCGTGCCGCCGCTCGGTCTCACGGACGACGAGGACATCAACAAGGACCAGATGTTCTTGATTCAGCAGTATTTGAAGAGCGCTGCTGAACGTGAGCAGGAAGAGAAGGAGACCGAAGAGGTCGCCGAAGAGAACGCGGACAACAAGGAAGGCGGTACTGGTACACGCGCCAAGGGTGAGGAAGGCTCGATGGGCAATCCCACGAGCAAGGCCACCAACAAGCGCTACGCAGTGCAGGGGCCGAAGGACAACCCGGATCCGCACATTGCGCGTCAGGCTGCACTGCGCGAGGCCCAGGAGTTCGGCATGATCGGCCTGCTCAACACTGGCGCCGCCGGCGACCCGAATGCGCCCACGGCTCCTTGGGGGCGTGACACCTCCTTGGGCATGGACGACATGAGTGCCCGCGGCAACATGTGGGGTGACGAGATCGGAGACGCCTTCGGCGCCGGCGGTCTGGGTCTGTCCGGCATTGGTGAAGGCGGCGGTGGCCGTGGCGAGGGCATCGGTCTCGGATCCATCGGTACGCTGGGTCACGGTGCTGGTACCGGTACCGGTCAAGGGTTCGGTTCGGGCCACGGCCGGCTCGGCGGAGCTCACAAGACGCGCGCGCCGAAGGTCCGCATGGGCGCCACGAGCGTGAGCGGTCGTCTGCCGCCTGAGGTCATCCAGCGCATCGTGCGGCAGAACTACGGCCGCTTCCGCATGTGTTACGAGCAAGGGCTGTCCCGGAACCCGAACTTGGAAGGTCGCGTGTCGGTCCGCTTCGTCATCGGTCGTGACGGCTCGGTGTCGAACGTTTCGAACGGTGGTTCGGATATCCCGGACAGCGGTGTGGTGGGATGCGTCGTCTCGGCGTACTACGGGCTGAGCTTCCCGCAGCCCGAGGGTGGCATCGTGACGGTCGTCTATCCGATCATGTTCTCGCCCGGCTGACGCAGCCGAGCAGAGGCGACGAGGCGCGTGACCCAGGTCACGCGCCTCGTTCGTTTTGTGGACTCGAGCAGCGACGTTGGCTGAGGCTTGGTGAGCCAAAAACCTGAACGAATCCGGGCGAAAGTAGGCGACGAACCGCCTTTACTTCGCGGCACTCGTCCGCCTATGCTGTAGCACCATTTGGGCCGATCACCCCGCGAGTGGGGTGTTTTCCGCTCGGGCAATCCGGGCGAATTTCGGTGTTTTAGGGAAGTCCAACCAAGCCTGAGTCGACTCTGCCGCTATGGGTCCCACCGCCCGACGGGGATCGAAGGAGAGAGGGTGAGCTCACGATGAAACTGCGCATCGCAACGAAGGCCGCCGTGCTGGCCATCATGCTTTCCGGTGCCGTTCTCGGCTGCAGCCGCGACCACATCGAAGCGATCAATCTGGCCAACGAGGGCGACAAGTCGCTCAAGGTGAACGTCGAAGGCGCCATTCAAAAGTACGAGCAAGCCATCCAGCTGGATCCCACCAATCACCGGATCCTCTGGAAGCTCGCCAAGGCCTACGAGAAGAAAGAAGACTGGGACAAGATGGCCTCGACGTTGTCCCGCGCGGTGCAAGTGGCGCCCGACTTCGCAAACTACTGGTTCAAGCGTGGCTATGCGTTGGTACGCCAAGCGCAAAACGGAAACCCGGACGCCTACGAGGAAGCGAAGGAGCCGCTTCAAAAGTGCATCGAGAAGGATCCGAACTACGCGGAGTGTTACCACTTCCTCGGGGAATCCGATCTGTGGACGAATGACGAGCAGGGCGCCTTGGACAACTACACCAAGGCGATCGAGCACGATCCCACCACGGCGTACTTCTACCCATCCTTGGCGGAGCTTCTCATCACCCTGAAGTTCTACAAGGAAGCGGAGGCGGTCCTGAAGGAAGGAACGCGCATCATTCCGCCTGGCGAGAAGACGAACAACCAGCTCTACGGGATGTACATCCTCCGCTTCGAGGTCGCACAGGCGAGGGACGACAAGACCGAAATGGTCGCCGCCATGGAAAAGGCACAGGAAGTTGCCGGCGACGAACACCCGGAGATTTCCTTCAACTTGGGCAGCACCTACGCCGTGATGGACCCGCCGCAGAAGGAGAAGGCGAACCGCTTGCTCAAGTCGTTCGTCAAGCGCGCGTGTCGTTCGGCAAACGCGGCCAAGTTCAAGGAACAATGCGAGACCGCGAACACGCTCATTCAGAAGCTCGGCGGCAGTGTCAACTGACACCGTGAGACTGCTACGCGAGTCGAGAGCGACACTGTCGGTGGCCGTGGTGCGCGCAGCGCCCACGGCTCTTTGCATGAAGACGATGGATGCGAAGCACGCTGCCCGGCGTGCTTTCGCCGAGGCGCCATAGTGCGTCAGTTGCCCGAGGAAGCATGGATCTAGAGCAGCGTCTGAACCACCTTGAGAGCCACCACGACTGGCAGGGGCTGACTGAAGCCCTGGAGCAGAGCATCGTCAGCTCGGAAGACGCCAGCGTTAAGGCCGACCTCCATCTCAGGTTGGGCCGACTGCTCCACACTCGCTTCTTGCAGGGTGTGAAGGCACTCAAGCACTTCCAGGACGCGTACAAGCTGAATCCCGCGTTGGTGGAAGCCTTGGCCGAGGCACGTTTGATCTATTGGGAGCTCGGCAAGCTCAACATGGTCCAGAAGCTGCTGGAGCTGCAGCTGAAGAACACCGAGGACCCCACCGTTGTCGGCGCGTTGTATCGCGAGCTCGGGGACGTGCACTGCGATCTGGGTGACTACGAGCGCGCTGCGGATGCCTATGCCCACGCACTGTCCTCAGCGGATGGCGAGGCCGACGCGGTCGGGCAGCTGCTCGAGGACGTGATGGTTGGCACCGAGGACTGGCAGGAGCGCATCGGTCTGCTCTTGCGCAGCGCACATCAAGCGCAATCTGCCTCGGAAAGGGCCGACTGCTTCCTCCGCGCTGCCCGAATTGCGCGCCGCTATGCCCCCGAAGAGGTGGAGAACATCCTCGCTCAGGCGTACACGTCCGATCCCGAGAGCGTTTCCGCAGCGACTCTGTACGAAGGGTTGCTCGTCGAGTCCGAGCGAACCGAAGCGATTCTCGAACGGCAGCGCGAAGTTCTGGACTCCATCGAAGACCCAAAGGAGCGTGCGAGTGTCGCGTTTCGCTTTGGCGTTCGCTGGGCGCTGCGGCACGGCAATCCGGAGATCGGCGCAGAGCTGCTCGAGCAGGTGGTGGCGCTCGACCCATCCCACGAGGCCGCGTTCAACTTCCTGCGCGACACCTACGGCGCCAAAGGCGGGGACTGGGAGAGGGTGGTGGTGCTTGCCGAGAAGCTTGCGGACTCCGGCGCCTCAGGCTCGGCATATCTCCTGGCGACCGCCGGCAACTTGGTCTGGAAGGAGATGGGCGATCTGATTCGCGCGCGGAGCTTCTTCGAGAAGCTGGCGGCGCTGGACCCAGACCACCCGATCCTCAAGTCTTTCGAGGCGCAGATTGGGGCGTCGCTCTCGGGAGGGACGCGAGAGGTCACACCGGAGCTCGACGTCGCGTCGGAGCCCGAGACTGCTGCGGAGCCCGTAGCAGAGGTGGAAGCGGAGGCCGCAACGCCAGAGACTGCGGACGTCGAACCCGAGGCCGCGCCGGCAGAGGCCGCTCCGCCGGCGCCAGCGGACGAAGCGAAGATTGCTCAGCTCCGAGCGGACCTCGAGGAACAGGAAAGCGCGAAGCGCTACCACGAGTACGTCAAGACGTTGGTCGCACTCGCCGACGAGGTGCCCGACACGGCGGAAAAGGTCGAGCTGTACATGAAGGCGGCCGACCTCTACGTGAATAAGTTCGTCAACCAGGCCGAAGCAGTTCGGACTTACGAGCACATTCTCGAGGTCGATCCGGAGAATCGAGACGCGATCGACTACCTGCGCCAGATGTACGAGAAGCGCCGAGATTGGGAGAAGCTGATTCAGCTGAACACCCAAGAGGCGGAGCGCATGGAGCCCGGGCCAGAGCGGGTGCAGGCGTTCAAGGACATCGCGCAGCTCGCTACGGATCGCGTCAAGAAGCCCGACGTGTGCATCGATCTGTGGTCCGTCGTCTTGCGCAACGATCCGGACGACCTGGACGCGCTCGGGGCGCTGGGCCAGATGTACGAGCGAGCTCGGGACTACGAAAAGCTCGCTGACGTGCTCGAGAAGCAAGCCGAGCTCACCCTCGAGACCAAGGAACGCGTCCAGATCCTCACCAAGCTGGGTCAAGTGACGGGCGACCGTCTGAAGGACGACGCGCGCGCAGCCGAGGCGTACCGGACGCTCTTGACTCTGTCGCCCGACGACCGTCGCGCGCAAGAGCAGCTCAAGAAGCGCTACATCTCGTTGGGGCGATGGGACGACCTCGAGGTTTTCTACGCCGAGAGCGGGAAGTGGGACGAGTTCATCCGCGTCTTGGAGAGTAACGAATCGAGGGCGGACAGCGACGAGCAACGCATCGGCATGCTGATGAAGGTTGCCGAGCTGTGGATGACTCAGAAGGGCAAGCCGGACCGCGCGGCGCGTGCCTACGAAAAGATCCTCAACATCGACGAAAACAGTCTCGACGCGGCAGAACGGCTCATTCCGATCTACGAAAGTGCCAACAACCCGAAGGGCCTGTCCGGCGCCATCGAGGTCAAGCTGGGGCACGTGCAGGATCCGAATGAGCGCCTGCAACTCCTGCGCAGCGTTGCAGAGCTCTACGAGACGCGGATCAACGACAAGCCCAAGGCGTTCGAACGCTATCTCGCGGCGTTCGAGATCGCGACGTCTGACGAGCAGAGCCAGGCGGATTTGGAGCGGGCCGCTCAGCTCACGGGACAGTGGGACGAGGTCGTGACCGCGTACAAGAACGCGATCGCGGCGGCCGACGAGGCCGGTGACGGCTACGGCGCCAACGCTCTACGACTGCGGTTGGGCCGCGTGTTGGTCGAGGAAGTACAGCGTGTGGACGAGGCGTTGACCGAGTACCGCGCGGTGTACGAGAGCGAGCCGGAGAACGGCGTCGCTCTGGAGGCACTCGAGCGGCTGTACCGCGAAACCGAGCGCTGGCGTGACCTGCTGGACGTCTACGGCAAGAAGCGAGAGCTGGCGGCGGACACGGAAGAACGTAAGCAAATTCTTTATGAAATCGCGCGCTTGTACGAGGCTCAGCTGGGGGAGCCGGCGCACGCGATCGAGACCTATCAGGCCGTGTTGGAAGACGATCCCATCGATGGGGTCGCCCTCGAGGCTTTGGACCGTCTCTACCTCGAGACGGAGTCTTGGGAGAGCTACGCCGACGTGCTTCGACGTCGGATCGAGCTCGACGTGGCGGAAGAAGATCTCGTCGATCTCAAGTTCCGTTTGGCGGAGACGCAACGGAAGCACTTGAGCGAGGACGCTGCTGCACTCACGAACTACCGCGAGATCCTGTTCCTGAACCAGGAGCACGAAGGCGCTCGTCAGGCGCTGGAAGGATTGCTGCGGCACGAGACCCTGAGCGCCGAAGCGGCGAGCATTCTCGAAGCCATCTACGAGGTCCGTGAGGACTGGGAGAAGCTGATCGGAGCGCTCGAGATCCTGGCGGCGGCGGACTCCGAGCAGGAGCGCCGGGTTTCGTTGCTTCGAAAGATCGCGTTCGTGGCGGCGAATCAGCTTGGCGCGCTCGATCGCGCGATGGACGCGCAGGCGCGGGCACTCAAGGAGGATCCCTCCTTGGCAGACTCCAGACTCGAGCTGGAGCAACTGGCAGAGGCCGCTGCCGCTTGGGATCGACTCATCGCGATCTACGGAGACATTGCCGCCGGCCTGTCGGATCCGATCTTGGCGCGCGAGTACTGGATGCGGCTCGCCGACATCGAGGAACGCCTCGACAAGATCGCCGAAGCCGCCGAGAGCTACGAGAAGGTCCTGGCCCTGGATCCTTCGGATACCGAGGCGCTTCAGGCGATGGACGCGCTGTATCGGCGCACGGAGCACTGGGAGGAGCTGGTCGGCGTGTTCCGCCGCCGAATCGACCTCACCGTCGATGGCGCCGAGCGGGAAGCGCTCTACTCGCAGATGGCTCAGGTCTACGAGGAGAAGCTGGGCAAGCCCGACGACGCAATCCTCGCATACCGCGAAGTGCTGGGCATCGACCCGGCCAGCCAGCTGGCGCTCAGCGCCTTGGATGGATTGTTCACCCGGCAGAGCATGTGGAACGAGCTGGCGGAGAACTTGGAGACCCAGCTCACGCTGGCCGACACCGAGCTCGGACAGCTGGAGCTGATGCTCCGGCTGGCGGCTCTCCGGCAGTCCCAGATGGGGCAGACGGAAGCGGCGATCGAAGGATACCGACAGGTTCTCGACCGCGATCCGACCAACCAAGCGGCCCTGGAGGCGTTGGAGCAGCTGGGGCGCGAGGCCGAGCACGAGCTCGCGATCGCGGAGATCCTCGAGCCTTTGTATCGCAACCAAGGCGATTTCCAGAAGTTGATCGGCGTGCACGAGGTGCAGGTGCGGCGCGCGGAGGACACGCACCGCCGAGTCGAGCTGCTGCATCAGATCGCCGAGCTGTACGAAGACGCAGCGGGTGACGTGAACGCTGCCTTCGACACGCTGGCGCGCGCGCTCGCGGCGGATCCCTCGCACGAAGGAACGCAGGCTACCCTGGATCGGTTGGCACGCGTCACCGGTCGTTTTCAGGATCTGGCGGGCGTGTTTCAGCAGCTTGCCGAACGCCAAGAGGACGCAGAGCTCGGCAGCCAGCTCTACACCTTTGCTGCTCGGGTTCACGAGAACGACGTTGGTGACATCGACAAGGCAATCGAGCTCTACCGGCAGGTACTGAGCATCGACCCGATGAACTTGCCTGCTGCGGAGTCACTGCAGGCACTGTTCCAATCCACGGAACGCTACGCGGACATGTCGCTCATCCTTCAGCGGAAGGCGACCATCCTCGACTTGGTCGATGATCAGAAGGCCGCTCTGTATCAAGCGGCGGCCTTGGAAGAGGAGCTCCTCGAGCGCAAGGAAAACGCCATTGGCGTCTACCTCAAGATCCTCGAAATAGACCCGGAGGATCTGCGAAGCATCGATGCGCTGATCAATCTCTACCTCGG
This portion of the Polyangiaceae bacterium genome encodes:
- a CDS encoding tetratricopeptide repeat protein, which translates into the protein MNATRAYPILAVLLGLLVGAPTVARAASDGHGDLSNACVGPEAKKNLQECPGGPSKFVIKQKRGAAFKSAPPPRERKKESETKPHNPTEEMAAGQRDTRKTRLKARARALLITEIQGLERLFKRTPKKSPDRPQLIRRLAEGYVELESAALRDKTAADIRAQDMKKKNPSAASKARRDATQAKKIVAAARKKAIAYYTLMKNAYPNYSKIDEVLYYLAYEYEQAGDLKNARKVYYELIQKAPKSPYIPNAYLAFGELFFQEAQGDPSKWDLAASAYKEVTKYPPPDNKVYGYARYKLAYVHWNKGDYPNAMNEFKKVVEYGDQYSNLPNAKQLAKSARRDMIPVYAAAGAPERAYNFFKPLSGDKGGEQAKTIDMLNELGYAYMDTGHYPEAITLYKDLMSRDKGPRTCHYQAQITQAVQAVKSSDKDAIKKELDQQLAVRNEFIKSGVPADKKLECSNKTAELLAETAMSWHLEAVGTGGVRGTGDKKTMDLAAYLYKKVGESFTAQDFAKFKFPRIVKSDWPTLYKIKYAMADLLYFQQRWEECGPAFDAVVAEDPKGENAAEAAYASVLCYQKMYDQMYKGQADRKGKGLGPTGAGEEAKKGEWEKFKPKPFTDLQKGMITAFNRYVCYIQPPKGDKEAEEQYVEVKYARARTYFEAQHWEEAALAFRDVALNHSDKDAGIFAAQLYLESVNVLGSRAEPPRPACFEDMAKDVPVFLDLYCKGSKFEDNKEQCELLTRIQFDVQRLKAQKLVELADSQAEKNNYREALENYRKGGDSYLELWRTYCEEPLGKGEHPQQCEKADEIVYNMARAYQAGRLLAKSIQARLILLNPKYGMEKSDLAQKATYEIGGNYQAIAVYDRAADFYERYVDQTCKKLRKCGESADQALSDAVVLRLGLGQDKQAIDDANDFNRYFGARKPDQVAQIAFAVAAHYGEKKDWENARKRLAASMRQIDSKATLDVRVQAHTLLGRAYANMNSDRGANGEYAKVVKLWADPAKAVAEIDKGEGDASAKQRRLGRALESVGEALFYFAEKKKQKVDAVKFPEYKGPGSKDAVLKHIQTKVKDWIGKKKPLIEDATKEYKKIVDLQPTPPPSWVIAAGSRVGDMWGTFVKEFRAAPIPDAIKKDYELRTTYYGALDDASEPQKRVAKGAYETCLGYSVKYQYWDQYSRNCEEWLAENYKADYHLIDEFRGAPTRVNDPLREQGYPLRLGGEPLVTQAAPPPEKPEEKKEDKK
- a CDS encoding AgmX/PglI C-terminal domain-containing protein; protein product: MAKAVLTFALYQGEALQRKETVAQDVVKVGKDPKSHLRVDDEQASRMHAVIEVSGPEDITLIDLGNEPGTMVNGARVNKCKLHVGDQIQVGGTVIVLESAEAAPAEAAVAQAPAVPAPGVPAAAPAQAAAPAQAPAPAAAPAGANPFGGSNPFAGSNPFAAAAASSPFAAASNPFEVSAVNPFAAGAAQQAQLDALKVPDDAPPGTYTYTLIKSGPDVSPDEVELPHVQSVEVMIMWGANVLHVSHLTPPRNFYVGEEQGKNLACDFFIPAEKLGTTRMPVVVGDRTSLAVVIPPGAKGHIELPGQPRMTLDEARAKAQPSAEVSGGHQFPLPGGGRARVEMDNFVFQVNAVNAGKPLKHGVGAGLDWAVFMYFALSFLAHAGLIAAMAFFVPPLGLTDDEDINKDQMFLIQQYLKSAAEREQEEKETEEVAEENADNKEGGTGTRAKGEEGSMGNPTSKATNKRYAVQGPKDNPDPHIARQAALREAQEFGMIGLLNTGAAGDPNAPTAPWGRDTSLGMDDMSARGNMWGDEIGDAFGAGGLGLSGIGEGGGGRGEGIGLGSIGTLGHGAGTGTGQGFGSGHGRLGGAHKTRAPKVRMGATSVSGRLPPEVIQRIVRQNYGRFRMCYEQGLSRNPNLEGRVSVRFVIGRDGSVSNVSNGGSDIPDSGVVGCVVSAYYGLSFPQPEGGIVTVVYPIMFSPG
- a CDS encoding tetratricopeptide repeat protein; the encoded protein is MLSGAVLGCSRDHIEAINLANEGDKSLKVNVEGAIQKYEQAIQLDPTNHRILWKLAKAYEKKEDWDKMASTLSRAVQVAPDFANYWFKRGYALVRQAQNGNPDAYEEAKEPLQKCIEKDPNYAECYHFLGESDLWTNDEQGALDNYTKAIEHDPTTAYFYPSLAELLITLKFYKEAEAVLKEGTRIIPPGEKTNNQLYGMYILRFEVAQARDDKTEMVAAMEKAQEVAGDEHPEISFNLGSTYAVMDPPQKEKANRLLKSFVKRACRSANAAKFKEQCETANTLIQKLGGSVN